In a genomic window of Sutcliffiella sp. FSL R7-0096:
- a CDS encoding polyphosphate polymerase domain-containing protein encodes MALEIFSRYELKYLIPFDMYLKLVDEMQPYMRYDKFGEEGKYNIISLYFDSPDYKVYYETRNKLNFRQKLRLRVYNEVTMEDPAFFEVKQKYKNVVNKRRTKITLQDAYRYLNQSDLSLPQDLNISNPQTMKEVHSFRTLYQLQPEVVVSYDRQAFHGIYDEDLRVTFDYNLMCRSHGLRIENGPLGTNFVNPELVIMEVKVTHSVPLWLTRLLSDYRCKKQSVSKFCTSIDLMAEEQNRSSTLENTAVYTG; translated from the coding sequence ATGGCACTAGAGATTTTCAGCAGATATGAACTGAAGTACTTAATCCCCTTTGACATGTATTTGAAGCTTGTGGACGAAATGCAACCATACATGAGGTATGACAAATTTGGAGAAGAGGGAAAGTACAACATTATTAGTTTGTATTTTGATTCCCCAGATTATAAGGTCTACTATGAAACACGGAATAAATTAAATTTCCGACAGAAATTAAGATTACGGGTTTATAACGAGGTCACAATGGAGGATCCCGCTTTTTTTGAAGTAAAACAAAAGTATAAAAATGTTGTTAATAAAAGAAGGACGAAAATTACCCTGCAGGATGCATACCGCTATTTAAATCAAAGCGATTTATCCCTTCCACAGGATTTAAACATTTCCAATCCCCAAACAATGAAAGAAGTTCATTCCTTTCGCACTCTTTATCAATTGCAGCCGGAAGTGGTAGTGAGTTATGACCGCCAAGCGTTTCACGGTATTTATGATGAAGATTTAAGGGTTACATTTGATTATAATCTTATGTGCCGGTCTCATGGTTTGCGGATTGAAAATGGGCCGCTTGGAACAAATTTCGTAAATCCTGAACTTGTCATTATGGAAGTGAAGGTTACGCACAGTGTGCCGTTATGGCTTACAAGACTACTCAGTGACTATCGGTGCAAAAAGCAAAGTGTATCCAAATTTTGCACGAGCATCGACCTAATGGCAGAAGAACAAAATAGAAGCTCAACATTAGAGAATACAGCGGTCTATACCGGTTAA
- a CDS encoding LytR family transcriptional regulator, giving the protein MFKKKWFIILVSFLSVATIGVGVFAFSIYKSLENAATSMHTPLERSNSEKRTTEVDFSKKDPLAFLILGVDERPGDKGRSDSMIVLTVNPNDKSMQMVSIPRDTRTEIIGKGFDDKINHAYAFGGPEMSIATVENFLDIPIDYFVQVNMESFKDIVDAVGGVTVNNKLEFSQDGHQFSLGEIDLNGEEALSFSRMRSVDSDFGRQQRQRDIIQGVINKGASISSVTKIDDILDILGNSVRTNLTFNEMVDIQSNYKDARHELSQHQLTGSGTRINSIYYLIVPEEDRLAISNQLKKHLELDSEVASNH; this is encoded by the coding sequence ATGTTCAAGAAAAAATGGTTCATTATATTAGTCAGTTTTTTAAGTGTCGCTACCATTGGTGTTGGAGTTTTTGCTTTTAGTATTTATAAGTCACTAGAAAATGCTGCCACCTCCATGCATACACCATTGGAAAGATCTAATTCGGAAAAAAGAACAACTGAAGTAGATTTCAGTAAGAAAGACCCGTTAGCCTTCTTAATCTTAGGGGTAGACGAAAGACCTGGAGACAAAGGCCGCTCAGATTCTATGATTGTACTCACTGTTAACCCTAATGACAAATCCATGCAGATGGTAAGCATTCCTCGTGATACAAGAACCGAAATCATTGGTAAAGGGTTCGACGACAAAATAAACCATGCCTATGCGTTTGGAGGTCCAGAAATGTCCATTGCTACAGTGGAGAACTTCTTGGATATCCCGATTGATTATTTTGTTCAGGTAAATATGGAGAGCTTTAAGGATATAGTCGATGCTGTGGGCGGAGTGACTGTAAACAACAAATTAGAGTTTAGCCAAGATGGACATCAATTTTCTTTAGGGGAAATTGATTTAAATGGAGAGGAAGCGCTAAGCTTCTCCAGAATGCGTTCTGTTGACAGCGATTTTGGTCGCCAACAAAGACAGCGGGATATCATTCAAGGCGTTATCAACAAAGGAGCTTCTATATCTTCCGTAACAAAGATTGATGACATCTTAGATATATTGGGGAACAGTGTACGTACAAATCTTACATTCAACGAAATGGTAGACATTCAATCCAACTATAAAGATGCCCGTCACGAGCTATCCCAACATCAGCTGACAGGCTCTGGTACAAGAATCAATAGCATTTATTATTTAATTGTTCCGGAAGAAGACCGCCTGGCTATCTCCAACCAACTGAAAAAACATTTAGAACTCGATTCAGAGGTTGCAAGCAATCACTAA
- a CDS encoding nucleotide sugar dehydrogenase, with translation MNRKIAVVGLGYVGLPVAVEFGKNHPIIGFDINENRINTLKQGTDYTNEVSSEDLVKANINFTMNESELSKADFIIVAVPTPIYKHNVPDLTPLKKASETVGRNLSKGTIVVYESTVYPGATEEVCLPILEEQSGLKGGEDFFIGYSPERINPGDKERTFRTITKIVSGQNEEILEIIASVYNSVVEAGVYRASTIKVAEAAKVIENTQRDLNIALMNELALIFDRLDIDTDEVLQAAGTKWNFLRFSPGLVGGHCIGVDPYYLTSKAESVGYHPEVILAGRRINENMGKHIATSLIKEMIKKDMKVQGAKVTVLGLTFKENVPDLRNSRVIDVIDELKEFGVEVQVTDTHAEKEDAIREYGIELVDYENLQPADAVVFAVPHQEYVNKGWSQFAELLKGSSGVVVDIKSKLAKEECPENVTLWRL, from the coding sequence ATGAATAGAAAAATAGCAGTCGTAGGACTAGGTTATGTTGGTTTACCAGTAGCGGTAGAATTTGGTAAAAACCATCCTATCATCGGCTTTGATATTAATGAAAATAGAATTAACACATTGAAACAAGGAACAGATTACACGAATGAGGTATCATCTGAAGATTTGGTGAAAGCAAATATTAATTTTACGATGAATGAATCAGAATTATCTAAAGCAGACTTTATCATTGTGGCGGTCCCAACCCCAATCTATAAGCATAATGTTCCAGACCTCACACCTTTGAAAAAGGCTTCTGAAACCGTAGGGAGAAACTTATCTAAAGGTACGATCGTAGTGTACGAGTCCACTGTTTATCCAGGAGCAACGGAAGAAGTTTGCTTACCGATTTTAGAAGAACAATCAGGATTAAAAGGTGGAGAAGATTTCTTTATTGGTTATTCACCTGAAAGAATCAATCCGGGGGATAAGGAGCGTACATTCAGAACGATCACTAAAATCGTATCGGGGCAAAATGAAGAAATTCTAGAAATAATTGCTTCTGTCTATAATTCCGTTGTAGAGGCAGGAGTGTATAGAGCTAGTACCATTAAGGTAGCAGAGGCAGCCAAAGTAATTGAGAACACACAAAGAGATTTGAATATAGCACTGATGAATGAATTAGCTTTAATCTTTGATCGATTGGATATTGATACAGATGAAGTGCTCCAAGCTGCTGGGACAAAGTGGAATTTTCTTCGCTTCTCACCCGGTTTGGTGGGAGGACATTGTATAGGTGTTGATCCTTATTACCTAACATCTAAAGCGGAAAGTGTTGGCTACCACCCAGAAGTAATTCTGGCAGGACGCAGAATTAATGAAAATATGGGTAAACACATCGCTACTTCCTTAATAAAAGAGATGATAAAAAAAGATATGAAGGTGCAGGGAGCGAAAGTCACCGTTCTTGGCTTAACCTTTAAAGAGAATGTGCCAGATCTAAGAAATTCACGAGTCATCGATGTAATCGATGAATTGAAGGAGTTCGGTGTTGAAGTACAGGTTACGGATACACATGCCGAAAAAGAAGATGCAATTAGAGAATACGGCATTGAGTTAGTGGATTATGAGAACCTACAACCGGCCGATGCAGTAGTATTCGCAGTTCCACATCAAGAGTATGTAAATAAAGGGTGGAGCCAATTTGCCGAACTATTGAAAGGTAGTTCTGGAGTAGTGGTGGATATTAAGAGTAAATTGGCAAAGGAAGAATGTCCGGAAAATGTGACGTTGTGGAGATTATAG